One Burkholderia cepacia genomic window carries:
- a CDS encoding glycoside hydrolase family 15 protein: protein MHSRHPVTASSAALAGAPSTQAHGVAPGAPGAAGGWNPANKHGFGTSTTLESKVWFTLGSAGLDEIYYPRLDTPSVRDLRFVVSDGKTFAERVTDHATHETTLIDADGLTYRQIDVDDTGRYRLTTTYVTDPARPVVLVDVTFESLDGRPYHVYALLNPAPGNALTNTTGETNGTTLTARNGNVATAFASNPPFTRLSNGYAGASDGWQDIGRHFCITRAYACAPRGNVVQTGQTPLDGMTRTHVTLAIGFGGDTAQAASNAQCALADGFASTAGRYAEGWHRYLQSLEPAPASAAGHFRLYNAAVMILAAHEDKTWRGAFVASPSMPWACGAALDHPSGPYHLVWARDLYQIATALIAAGDRRAAERALDWLFMTQQKADGAFPQNSQVDGTPYWRGLQMDEVSFPIVLAWQLQRFDEPTYLNHIRKAADFVVATGPYTPAERWENQGGYSPAAIAAQIAGLVAAADIARRNGDAASAATYAATADAWQRNVESWTATCTGPYSRSPYYLRLTKDRRPDAATAYAISDSGPDGIDQRAVVDPSFLDLVRLGVKPADDPVILNSLAVIDAQLGVATPNGMFWHRYTFDGYGERRDGGAWRMDLPAGSRLTIGRAWPIFAGERGEYELAANRPDLARSRLDAMAASANDGLMLPEQVWDRQAPSGQPGFAPGTGTTSATPLAWTAAQFVRLAWSIDCGAPVAMPSIVASRYAGRCKDDDED, encoded by the coding sequence ATGCATTCCAGGCATCCCGTTACCGCGTCGTCGGCCGCACTTGCCGGCGCCCCCTCCACACAAGCCCACGGCGTCGCGCCCGGCGCACCGGGCGCGGCAGGCGGCTGGAATCCGGCGAACAAGCACGGCTTCGGCACCTCGACGACGCTTGAAAGCAAGGTCTGGTTCACGCTCGGCAGCGCCGGCCTCGACGAGATCTATTACCCGCGCCTCGACACGCCGAGCGTGCGCGACCTGCGGTTCGTGGTCTCGGACGGCAAGACCTTCGCGGAACGCGTCACCGATCATGCGACGCACGAGACGACATTGATCGACGCGGACGGCCTCACCTACCGTCAGATCGACGTCGACGACACCGGCCGCTACCGGCTGACGACGACGTACGTAACGGACCCGGCACGCCCGGTGGTGCTCGTCGACGTCACGTTCGAATCGCTCGACGGACGGCCCTATCACGTCTACGCGCTGCTGAACCCCGCGCCCGGCAATGCGCTGACGAACACGACCGGCGAGACGAACGGCACGACGCTGACCGCGCGCAACGGCAACGTCGCGACCGCGTTCGCGTCGAATCCGCCCTTTACCCGCCTGTCGAACGGCTATGCCGGCGCCAGCGACGGCTGGCAGGACATCGGCCGGCACTTTTGCATAACCCGTGCCTATGCGTGCGCGCCGCGAGGCAATGTCGTGCAGACCGGCCAGACGCCGCTCGACGGCATGACGCGCACGCACGTCACGCTCGCGATCGGGTTCGGCGGCGACACCGCGCAGGCGGCCAGCAACGCGCAATGCGCACTGGCCGACGGATTTGCATCGACGGCCGGCCGGTATGCGGAAGGCTGGCATCGCTACCTGCAGTCGCTCGAGCCGGCGCCGGCGAGCGCGGCCGGCCACTTCCGCCTGTACAACGCGGCCGTGATGATCCTCGCCGCGCATGAGGACAAGACCTGGCGCGGCGCGTTTGTCGCTTCGCCTTCGATGCCCTGGGCGTGTGGCGCAGCGCTCGACCATCCGTCCGGGCCATACCATCTCGTCTGGGCGCGGGACCTCTACCAGATTGCGACCGCGCTGATCGCCGCGGGCGACCGCCGCGCCGCCGAGCGCGCGCTGGACTGGCTGTTCATGACGCAGCAGAAAGCCGACGGCGCGTTCCCGCAGAACTCGCAGGTCGACGGCACGCCGTACTGGCGCGGGCTGCAGATGGACGAAGTGTCGTTTCCGATCGTGCTGGCCTGGCAGTTGCAGCGCTTCGACGAGCCGACGTATCTGAATCACATCAGGAAGGCCGCCGATTTCGTCGTCGCGACAGGGCCGTACACGCCGGCGGAGCGCTGGGAGAATCAGGGGGGTTACTCGCCGGCCGCCATCGCGGCCCAGATCGCCGGCCTCGTCGCCGCGGCGGATATCGCGCGCCGCAACGGCGATGCGGCGTCGGCCGCAACCTATGCGGCCACGGCGGACGCGTGGCAGCGCAACGTGGAATCATGGACGGCGACCTGCACGGGCCCGTACTCGCGCTCGCCGTACTACCTGCGGCTGACCAAGGACCGGCGTCCCGATGCCGCCACGGCGTACGCCATCAGCGACAGCGGTCCGGACGGCATCGACCAGCGCGCGGTGGTCGACCCGAGCTTCCTCGATCTCGTCAGGCTGGGCGTGAAGCCGGCCGACGATCCGGTGATCCTGAACAGTCTCGCGGTGATCGACGCGCAACTGGGCGTGGCCACGCCGAACGGCATGTTCTGGCATCGCTACACCTTCGACGGCTATGGCGAGCGGCGCGACGGCGGCGCATGGCGCATGGACCTTCCGGCCGGCAGTCGATTGACGATCGGCCGCGCGTGGCCGATCTTCGCGGGCGAGCGCGGCGAGTACGAGCTGGCCGCGAACCGGCCCGATCTCGCGCGGTCGCGCCTCGACGCGATGGCGGCAAGCGCGAACGACGGGCTGATGCTGCCGGAGCAGGTCTGGGATCGGCAGGCGCCGTCGGGGCAGCCAGGTTTCGCCCCGGGAACCGGCACGACGTCGGCGACGCCGCTCGCGTGGACCGCGGCCCAGTTCGTGCGCCTTGCGTGGTCGATCGACTGCGGTGCGCCCGTGGCGATGCCGTCCATCGTCGCGAGCCGGTATGCCGGGAGGTGCAAGGATGACGACGAGGACTGA
- a CDS encoding pectin acetylesterase-family hydrolase, with amino-acid sequence MFTANHLRGLALAGLLGCAALNGQAADTTMPDPSVPYYSWYEVTLPESTGASCGNGTPMRFYINRAQSDNLLYMMEPGGACWDYGTCTQTSTGAEAGLGGFNPDGIPHNYMNGTANESLLSSFLSPLLTRMDLAHILVGEPKVETQQWTQVFVPYCTGDIHMGSAVRNYTSPSGDWRLQHYSGLKNIQAVAQWLTSHGFGKPNRLLVYGMSAGGYGTLANYATLRNTLQPQAHSSLLDDAGTVFNTPFDADPATSPSVGLYSRVRDEWGMTGPDGMITVNSRLTRNFDPGNLGSAYAALAATFPHDRFGYSTYQRDKIEAAYHYRAFVPAVIAAPDDATKDALSLAMFGKELDGLKQTLNPLPNFGYFMPWARNDFIQNHQVTVVSFTGSVIRENGIDADVGNFVADLLNQQDPADTPVMKAFRTQQWSDFTFSTFLAWIDSVFNLTGEAGPISGHRA; translated from the coding sequence ATGTTCACAGCGAACCATCTGCGCGGACTCGCGCTCGCGGGCCTGTTGGGCTGCGCGGCGCTCAACGGCCAGGCGGCCGATACGACGATGCCGGATCCGTCGGTTCCTTATTATTCGTGGTACGAAGTGACGTTGCCCGAGAGCACCGGTGCATCGTGCGGCAACGGCACGCCGATGCGCTTCTACATCAATCGCGCGCAGTCGGACAACCTGCTGTACATGATGGAGCCGGGCGGCGCGTGCTGGGACTACGGCACCTGCACGCAGACGTCGACCGGTGCCGAGGCCGGCCTCGGCGGCTTCAACCCGGACGGCATCCCGCACAACTACATGAACGGCACCGCGAACGAGAGCCTGCTGTCGTCGTTCCTGTCGCCGCTGCTGACGCGCATGGATCTCGCGCACATTCTCGTCGGCGAGCCGAAGGTCGAAACGCAGCAATGGACACAGGTTTTCGTGCCCTATTGCACCGGAGATATCCACATGGGCAGCGCGGTGCGCAACTACACGTCGCCGTCCGGCGACTGGCGCCTGCAGCACTACAGCGGGCTGAAGAACATCCAGGCCGTCGCGCAGTGGCTGACGTCGCACGGCTTCGGCAAGCCGAACCGGCTGCTCGTGTACGGGATGAGCGCGGGCGGCTACGGCACGCTCGCGAACTACGCGACGCTGCGCAACACGCTGCAGCCGCAGGCGCACAGTTCGCTGCTCGACGACGCCGGCACGGTGTTCAACACGCCGTTCGACGCCGACCCGGCGACCTCTCCGTCAGTGGGCCTGTACAGCAGGGTGCGCGACGAATGGGGGATGACGGGCCCCGACGGGATGATCACCGTGAACAGCCGGCTGACCCGCAACTTCGATCCCGGCAATCTCGGCAGCGCGTACGCTGCGTTGGCGGCGACGTTCCCGCATGACCGCTTCGGCTATTCGACGTATCAGCGCGACAAGATCGAGGCGGCCTACCATTACCGCGCGTTCGTGCCGGCCGTGATCGCGGCGCCGGATGACGCGACGAAGGACGCGCTGTCGCTCGCGATGTTCGGGAAGGAGCTGGACGGGCTGAAGCAGACGCTGAACCCGTTGCCGAACTTCGGCTACTTCATGCCGTGGGCGCGCAACGACTTCATCCAGAATCACCAGGTCACGGTGGTCAGCTTTACGGGATCGGTGATTCGCGAGAACGGCATCGACGCGGACGTCGGGAACTTCGTCGCCGACCTGCTGAACCAGCAGGACCCGGCCGATACGCCGGTGATGAAGGCGTTCCGCACGCAACAGTGGTCGGATTTCACGTTCTCGACGTTTCTCGCGTGGATCGACAGCGTGTTCAACCTGACCGGCGAAGCGGGGCCGATCTCGGGGCACCGAGCCTGA
- the plcR gene encoding phospholipase C accessory protein PlcR, translated as MNKNRTFWRRAGAVAAIAAAVAIWRYESPTQAAASPANSGAVANAARAAADTPAPTTVAPGPAERRLDLDALRRSLAGRPDADAEVKRIVAFARFRDEIAAYGNGRDRLPPAERAALARRILDELPDHVARNEIVPVQAEALSAALLADTEADPATRSAAIRSMRAQWDTYARRTVGPSPAQDPRYQDYARQSRDIVLQVQASVPDPDQQQAVIAQRLQALRVQLFDGASPSGVH; from the coding sequence GTGAACAAGAACCGGACATTCTGGCGACGCGCCGGCGCGGTTGCAGCAATCGCCGCCGCCGTTGCAATTTGGCGATACGAATCGCCGACTCAGGCGGCCGCGTCGCCCGCAAACTCGGGCGCGGTCGCGAACGCAGCGCGGGCCGCGGCCGACACGCCCGCCCCAACCACGGTCGCGCCCGGGCCGGCGGAACGCCGGCTCGATCTCGATGCGCTGCGCCGCAGCCTCGCGGGCCGTCCGGATGCGGACGCGGAAGTGAAGCGCATCGTCGCATTCGCGCGCTTTCGCGACGAAATCGCGGCGTACGGCAACGGCCGCGACCGCCTGCCGCCCGCCGAACGCGCGGCGCTGGCCCGCCGAATCCTCGACGAACTTCCCGACCACGTCGCACGCAACGAGATCGTACCCGTGCAGGCCGAAGCGCTGAGCGCGGCGCTGCTGGCCGACACCGAAGCCGACCCGGCGACGCGCAGCGCGGCGATCCGGTCGATGCGCGCGCAATGGGACACCTATGCGCGGCGGACGGTCGGCCCCTCGCCGGCGCAGGACCCGCGTTACCAGGACTACGCGCGACAAAGCCGCGACATCGTCCTGCAAGTGCAGGCCAGCGTGCCCGATCCCGACCAGCAGCAGGCCGTCATCGCGCAACGCCTGCAGGCGCTGCGCGTCCAGCTGTTCGACGGCGCTTCACCGTCCGGCGTGCACTGA
- a CDS encoding amino acid deaminase/aldolase, whose amino-acid sequence MSRADTPRRALPAAHDYRYYRDALAGRALPAAFVDLDRLDANLADLKRRARGLPIRLATKSVRSRDLIGAVLAAGPFMQGLLCYSAGEAAWLADGGFDDIVVAYPTVEPADLRAVAAQLRQHRAITLMVDDAAQVERIDRFARAEGVVFPLAIDLDMSSAYPGLYFGMYRSPVRDVAGAVALAHDIARRQGVRLDGLMGYEGQIAGVADTAPGSGARNALVRHLKRRSAREINARRHAAVQALAAAGHTLRFVNGGGTGSFESTLGDVSVTELAAGSGLYAPALFDHYAAFHVQPAAGFALPVVRIPQPGIVTCSGGGYIASGPAGKSRLPRPWLPAGCTLIDNEGAGEVQTPVRVPRGVAPAIGDPILFRHAKAGELCERFNTLLLIRGGRVVGEAPTYRGEGKSFF is encoded by the coding sequence ATGAGCCGTGCAGACACGCCGCGCCGGGCGTTACCCGCCGCGCACGATTACCGGTACTACCGCGACGCGCTCGCGGGCCGCGCACTGCCGGCGGCGTTCGTCGATCTCGACCGCCTCGACGCGAACCTCGCCGACCTGAAGCGCCGCGCGCGCGGCCTGCCGATCCGGCTCGCGACGAAATCGGTACGCTCGCGCGACCTGATCGGCGCGGTGCTCGCCGCCGGCCCGTTCATGCAGGGGCTGCTGTGCTATTCCGCGGGAGAAGCCGCATGGCTCGCGGACGGCGGGTTCGACGACATCGTCGTCGCCTATCCGACCGTCGAGCCCGCGGATCTGCGCGCAGTCGCCGCACAACTGCGGCAGCATCGTGCGATCACACTGATGGTCGACGACGCCGCGCAGGTCGAGCGCATCGACCGGTTCGCGCGCGCCGAAGGCGTCGTGTTTCCGCTCGCGATCGATCTCGACATGTCGTCCGCGTATCCGGGCCTGTATTTCGGCATGTACCGCTCGCCGGTGCGCGACGTCGCCGGCGCCGTTGCGCTCGCGCACGACATCGCCCGGCGGCAGGGCGTGCGGCTCGACGGGCTGATGGGTTACGAAGGCCAGATCGCCGGCGTGGCCGACACGGCGCCGGGCAGCGGCGCGCGCAACGCGCTGGTGCGCCACCTGAAGCGCCGCTCGGCGCGCGAGATCAACGCGCGCCGCCACGCGGCCGTGCAGGCGCTCGCGGCGGCGGGCCACACGCTGCGCTTCGTGAACGGCGGCGGCACCGGCAGCTTCGAAAGCACGCTCGGCGACGTGTCGGTCACCGAGCTCGCCGCCGGCTCCGGCCTCTACGCGCCGGCGCTGTTCGATCACTACGCGGCGTTTCATGTGCAACCGGCCGCCGGCTTCGCGCTGCCGGTCGTGCGGATTCCGCAGCCCGGCATCGTGACCTGCTCGGGCGGCGGCTACATCGCATCGGGCCCGGCCGGCAAGAGCCGGCTGCCGCGGCCGTGGCTGCCGGCCGGCTGCACGCTGATCGACAACGAAGGCGCGGGCGAGGTGCAGACACCCGTGCGCGTGCCGCGCGGCGTCGCACCGGCGATCGGCGATCCGATCCTGTTCCGCCACGCGAAGGCCGGCGAACTGTGCGAGCGCTTCAACACGCTGCTGCTGATCCGCGGCGGCCGCGTGGTCGGCGAGGCGCCCACCTATCGCGGCGAAGGCAAGAGCTTTTTCTAG
- a CDS encoding D-arabinono-1,4-lactone oxidase, translating to MWRNWSGYVRSPKATVSTPATRDALAAVLRDAAAAGATVRAAGAGHSFSPLVQTDDVILSLDAMQGVIDVDRDRRVARVHAGTRLWALGPALAAHDLAMENLGDINVQSIAGATSTGTHGTGITLGNLATQIDSLTFLCADGSEIRASADTHPELFAGGRIGLGALGVLTEIGLRLVPAFKLRLERGGMRLDDCLAQADTLIAKHRSFEFYWFPHTDTVLTKAWDMTDEAIDAAHRAGRAAEAFLENTVFGALCGLGRRVPSLCPALSRLCASTVSAGRHVDASYAMLSTVRRVRFNEMEWSVPAERGADALREIRDFIARRSFPLMFPIEYRWVRGDDIWLSPDYGRDSVRISAHQYRGMPFDAYFSGVQAICRNHGGRPHWGKVHAMKAAELATCYPHWDDFLALRERMDPHGRFLTPYLRDLFGV from the coding sequence ATGTGGCGCAACTGGTCCGGATACGTACGCAGTCCTAAGGCCACCGTCTCGACACCGGCGACGCGCGACGCGCTGGCTGCCGTGTTGCGCGACGCGGCGGCAGCCGGCGCCACCGTGCGCGCGGCCGGCGCCGGTCACTCGTTCTCGCCGCTCGTGCAGACCGACGACGTGATCCTGTCGCTCGACGCGATGCAGGGCGTGATCGACGTCGACCGCGACCGGCGCGTCGCGCGCGTGCATGCCGGCACGCGGCTGTGGGCGCTGGGCCCGGCGCTCGCCGCGCACGACCTCGCGATGGAGAACCTCGGCGACATCAACGTGCAGTCGATCGCCGGCGCGACCAGCACCGGCACGCATGGCACCGGCATCACGCTCGGCAACCTGGCGACGCAGATCGACAGCCTGACCTTCTTGTGCGCGGACGGCAGCGAGATCCGCGCGAGCGCCGACACGCATCCCGAGCTGTTCGCCGGCGGCCGGATCGGGCTCGGCGCGCTCGGCGTGCTGACCGAGATCGGCCTGCGCCTCGTGCCCGCGTTCAAGCTGCGTCTCGAGCGCGGCGGCATGCGCCTCGACGATTGTCTCGCGCAGGCGGACACGCTGATCGCGAAGCATCGCTCGTTCGAGTTCTACTGGTTCCCGCATACGGACACCGTGCTGACCAAGGCGTGGGACATGACCGACGAGGCGATCGACGCCGCGCACCGGGCCGGCCGCGCCGCCGAAGCGTTCCTCGAGAACACGGTGTTCGGCGCGCTGTGCGGGCTCGGCCGGCGCGTGCCGTCGCTGTGCCCGGCGCTGAGCCGGCTGTGCGCGTCGACCGTGTCGGCCGGCCGGCACGTGGATGCGAGTTACGCGATGCTGTCGACGGTGCGCCGCGTGCGCTTCAACGAAATGGAATGGTCGGTGCCGGCCGAGCGCGGCGCCGACGCGCTGCGCGAAATCCGCGACTTCATCGCGCGCCGCAGCTTCCCGCTGATGTTCCCGATCGAATACCGCTGGGTGCGCGGCGACGACATCTGGCTGAGCCCCGACTACGGACGCGACAGCGTGCGCATCTCGGCGCACCAGTATCGCGGGATGCCGTTCGACGCGTATTTCTCGGGCGTGCAGGCCATCTGCCGCAATCACGGCGGGCGGCCGCACTGGGGCAAGGTGCATGCGATGAAGGCGGCCGAGCTGGCGACGTGCTACCCGCACTGGGACGATTTCCTCGCGCTGCGCGAACGGATGGACCCGCACGGCCGCTTCCTGACCCCGTACCTGCGTGATCTGTTCGGTGTATAG
- a CDS encoding MFS transporter — MRSTAFDSAGRSRPDPSTGAVVRLALAFAAATNGLILSPFLVAAVMTRFRLDEGTATALVSAEILGIAISCALLSHRIARAARPFTLAGLTGAIAGQALGAVAPGIVSAGAARGMTGLFEGMLFVVVASGVSQRASTDRLWGQINLLAGVINGGILVLISALPAAWLGRWVFALLAAVVAVLAPAIRGIDAFAAQPVQARTHDGSLPWRPIVAIWVVTALVYGVQASQWAIAGFVGERAGLSPTTIGVLLSVSSLLGFVGAAIPSHPASHKHRLALIWAAQLAMIASIEWFFGARGGSAYFLSQFVLNSAFFVIVPFLTGMLSDVDPDGSLVARTLVVTFFAAGIGTALSGALLGRFGGTHVAHVLCVAVLAAAPFVRLALRRAAPAAVAGAAP; from the coding sequence ATGAGATCAACCGCTTTCGATTCCGCCGGCCGGTCGCGTCCCGATCCGTCGACCGGCGCCGTCGTCCGCCTGGCGCTCGCGTTCGCGGCCGCCACCAACGGCCTGATCCTGTCGCCGTTCCTCGTCGCGGCGGTGATGACGCGCTTCCGGCTCGACGAAGGCACCGCGACCGCGCTCGTCAGCGCCGAGATCCTCGGCATCGCGATCAGTTGTGCGCTGCTGTCGCACCGGATCGCGCGCGCCGCGCGGCCGTTCACGCTGGCCGGGCTGACCGGCGCGATCGCCGGCCAGGCGCTCGGCGCGGTCGCGCCCGGCATCGTGTCGGCCGGCGCGGCGCGCGGGATGACGGGGCTGTTCGAGGGGATGCTGTTCGTCGTCGTTGCGTCCGGCGTGTCGCAGCGCGCATCGACCGACCGCCTGTGGGGGCAAATCAACTTGCTCGCGGGTGTCATCAACGGCGGCATCCTCGTGCTGATCTCAGCGCTGCCGGCCGCGTGGCTGGGGCGCTGGGTGTTCGCGCTGCTGGCCGCGGTCGTCGCCGTGCTGGCGCCCGCGATCCGCGGCATCGACGCGTTCGCGGCGCAGCCGGTCCAGGCGCGGACGCACGACGGCAGTTTGCCCTGGCGCCCGATCGTCGCGATCTGGGTCGTGACGGCGCTCGTCTATGGCGTGCAGGCGTCGCAATGGGCGATCGCCGGCTTCGTCGGCGAGCGTGCCGGGCTGTCGCCGACGACGATCGGCGTGCTGCTGTCGGTGTCGTCGCTGCTCGGCTTCGTCGGCGCGGCGATACCGTCGCATCCGGCCAGCCACAAGCACCGCCTCGCGCTGATCTGGGCCGCGCAGCTCGCGATGATCGCGTCGATCGAATGGTTCTTCGGCGCGCGCGGCGGCAGCGCGTACTTCCTGAGCCAGTTCGTGCTGAACAGTGCGTTCTTCGTGATCGTGCCGTTCCTCACCGGCATGCTGTCCGACGTCGACCCGGACGGCTCGCTGGTCGCGCGCACGCTCGTCGTCACGTTCTTCGCGGCCGGCATCGGCACCGCGCTGTCCGGCGCGCTGCTCGGCCGCTTCGGCGGCACGCACGTCGCCCACGTGCTGTGCGTGGCCGTGCTGGCCGCCGCCCCGTTCGTGCGGCTGGCGCTGCGCCGCGCGGCACCCGCTGCCGTGGCCGGCGCGGCGCCCTGA
- a CDS encoding porin yields MNRHDSVRAACCAMMVLAGTGAHAQGNVTLYGVIDAGIRYETHGVSYGADGTPVSTGRKISMADGGGLTESYWGLKGNEDLGGGLSAQFNVESHFGPNSGAIVPAGSPNFFQVAYVGLTSTSLGQLSLGRQYNVPFEMVSLTYGSNLWAGPQDPYFNLFKPEQTMLAGARTSNMIQYGAQLGSFYLLAQYAPGGHAGGGVRGGQLGAAAAYAPDKGPFTVGASFMRSWDDVTHGKFDIYTGGGSVTIGNATVNAGYIENARDNDFTSFENGPFSPTDLAGLGIISPAQVVDPTVPGGFRRRKMALAGLTYRFTSAFTAAVNAWWTQQSGYTADFDGRARQFQVIAGYSLSKRSMLYAEVDYAIYRGGLVGAQLVGVNGQAPSTATTQLGATVGLRHYF; encoded by the coding sequence ATGAATCGTCACGATAGCGTTCGCGCCGCGTGCTGCGCGATGATGGTCCTGGCCGGTACGGGTGCGCACGCGCAAGGCAACGTGACGCTGTACGGCGTGATCGATGCGGGCATCCGCTACGAAACGCACGGCGTGTCCTACGGCGCCGACGGCACGCCGGTGTCGACGGGCCGCAAGATCTCGATGGCCGACGGCGGCGGCCTGACGGAAAGCTACTGGGGGCTCAAGGGCAATGAGGACCTGGGCGGCGGGTTGTCCGCGCAGTTCAACGTCGAAAGCCACTTCGGCCCCAACAGCGGCGCCATCGTGCCGGCCGGCTCGCCGAATTTCTTCCAGGTCGCGTACGTGGGGCTGACGTCGACGTCGCTCGGCCAGCTCTCGCTCGGGCGCCAGTACAACGTGCCGTTCGAGATGGTGTCGCTGACCTATGGCTCGAACCTGTGGGCCGGCCCGCAGGACCCGTACTTCAACCTGTTCAAGCCGGAGCAGACGATGCTCGCGGGCGCGCGCACCAGCAACATGATCCAGTACGGCGCGCAGCTCGGCAGCTTCTACCTGCTCGCGCAATACGCGCCGGGCGGCCACGCGGGCGGCGGCGTGCGCGGCGGCCAGCTCGGCGCGGCCGCCGCGTATGCGCCGGACAAGGGGCCGTTCACGGTCGGCGCATCGTTCATGCGCAGCTGGGACGACGTCACGCACGGGAAATTCGACATCTACACGGGCGGCGGCTCGGTGACGATCGGCAACGCGACCGTCAACGCCGGCTACATCGAGAACGCGCGCGACAACGACTTCACGTCGTTCGAGAACGGCCCGTTCAGCCCGACCGATCTGGCGGGGCTCGGCATCATCTCGCCCGCGCAGGTGGTCGACCCGACGGTGCCCGGCGGGTTCCGCCGCCGCAAGATGGCGCTCGCGGGGCTGACCTACCGCTTCACGTCGGCGTTCACGGCGGCCGTCAACGCGTGGTGGACGCAGCAGTCCGGCTATACGGCGGATTTCGACGGCCGTGCGCGCCAGTTCCAGGTGATCGCCGGCTACAGCCTGTCGAAGCGCAGCATGCTCTATGCGGAAGTCGACTACGCGATCTACCGCGGCGGGCTGGTCGGCGCGCAACTGGTCGGCGTGAACGGGCAGGCGCCGAGCACCGCCACCACGCAGCTCGGCGCGACGGTCGGCCTGCGTCACTACTTCTGA
- a CDS encoding AraC family transcriptional regulator — protein sequence MDDTDRYTTANLPVHLLRCLAETSKELGIDPTRLCLGLGFDVADLSNPSCRISLRQASTMIRRALEMAPGRALGLELGTSETIASIGLVGYAMLTSPTVKDAIAVGMRLQRHTGPLMRFDVMSDARTLSVRATNVFLEPDIEAFLVEEAFGSFMKIGRSLVGPAFQPKVVDLSYPRPDYAVHYMRVFPCPVRFEQEQNLFAFDAAWGDRAIATHDPLAHRQVLEFLQDALPPEPEGTEFLESIERIMRRDLRHAPSLAAIAAQLCMSERTLRRRLADQGVSYQTVIDTIRRKRAFTLLSNPRLSIEDVAHEVGFSDAHNFRRAFKRWTGHGPRDGADGIKMGE from the coding sequence ATGGACGATACCGACCGTTATACGACGGCGAATCTGCCGGTCCATCTGTTGCGGTGCCTCGCGGAGACAAGCAAGGAACTGGGCATCGACCCCACGCGGCTGTGCCTCGGGCTCGGCTTCGACGTCGCGGACCTGTCGAATCCGTCGTGCCGGATTTCATTGCGCCAGGCGAGCACGATGATCCGCCGCGCGCTCGAGATGGCGCCGGGGCGGGCGCTCGGCCTCGAACTCGGCACGAGCGAGACGATCGCGTCGATCGGGCTGGTCGGCTATGCGATGCTGACGAGCCCCACCGTCAAGGATGCGATCGCAGTGGGCATGCGGCTGCAGCGCCACACGGGGCCGCTGATGCGCTTCGACGTGATGTCGGATGCGCGCACGCTGTCGGTCCGCGCGACCAACGTCTTCCTCGAGCCCGACATCGAGGCATTCCTCGTCGAGGAGGCGTTCGGCAGCTTCATGAAGATCGGGCGCTCGCTCGTCGGCCCCGCGTTCCAGCCGAAGGTCGTCGATCTCAGCTACCCGCGGCCCGACTACGCGGTGCACTATATGCGCGTGTTCCCGTGCCCGGTGCGGTTCGAACAGGAGCAGAACCTGTTCGCGTTCGATGCCGCGTGGGGCGATCGGGCGATCGCGACCCACGATCCGCTCGCGCATCGCCAGGTGCTCGAATTCCTGCAGGACGCGCTGCCGCCCGAACCCGAAGGCACCGAATTTCTCGAATCGATCGAACGGATCATGCGGCGCGACCTGCGGCACGCGCCGTCGCTCGCGGCGATCGCCGCGCAGCTGTGCATGAGCGAGCGCACGCTGCGGCGGCGGCTCGCCGACCAGGGCGTGTCGTACCAGACGGTGATCGACACGATCCGCCGCAAGCGCGCGTTCACGCTGCTGAGCAATCCGCGGCTGTCGATCGAGGACGTCGCGCACGAAGTCGGGTTCAGCGACGCGCACAACTTCCGGCGCGCGTTCAAGCGGTGGACGGGGCACGGGCCAAGGGACGGGGCGGACGGGATCAAGATGGGCGAATGA